A window of the Marinilabiliales bacterium genome harbors these coding sequences:
- a CDS encoding arylsulfatase yields the protein MPAAHMVSCGPSGDKARLPVRPNLIYIVADDLGYGDLGCYGQEHIKTPNIDRMAEMGMLFTQHYSGSTVSAPARSSLMTGLHTGKTQIRGNREILPEGQFPLRAGTVTIPSLLKEAGYVTGAFGKWGLGYPGSEGDPLNQGFDLFFGYNCQRFAHRYYPEYIWDNDSKYYLEGNDWHNTVTFAPDVIHDRTLDFIRDNADTSFFLFVPSLIPHAELIVPEDDILEMYRGRFEETPWEGVPYGADRSHLAPGFFGYCSQDEPRAVLAAMITRLDRQVGEILDLVQELGIGENTFVIFTSDNGPHSEGGADPEYFDSSGGLRGQKRDLYEGGIRVPFIAWWPGVVEAGSVSGHISAYWDMMPTYAELAGIEVPDDTDGISMVPELTGKGVQEEHEYLYWEFHEHGGRQAVRMGNWKAVRLNMGNNPDAPIELYDLAADPGEENDIAPMHPEIVAMAGSIMQNARTHNPEFTFAFERE from the coding sequence ATGCCGGCAGCTCACATGGTTTCATGCGGGCCTTCAGGTGACAAGGCCCGCTTGCCTGTCCGCCCCAACCTTATCTATATAGTAGCCGATGACCTCGGGTACGGGGACCTGGGATGCTACGGGCAGGAGCATATTAAAACACCCAATATTGACAGGATGGCGGAGATGGGTATGCTCTTTACACAGCACTATTCGGGAAGCACAGTGTCGGCCCCGGCCAGGTCGTCGCTCATGACAGGCCTTCATACCGGTAAAACCCAGATACGCGGTAACAGGGAAATACTTCCCGAGGGACAGTTTCCGCTTAGGGCAGGCACCGTCACCATCCCATCGCTTTTGAAAGAGGCAGGATATGTGACCGGCGCTTTCGGGAAATGGGGTCTTGGTTATCCGGGTTCTGAAGGAGATCCGCTGAACCAGGGTTTTGATCTGTTTTTCGGGTACAACTGCCAGCGTTTCGCCCACCGCTACTACCCGGAGTATATATGGGATAATGACAGCAAATACTATCTGGAAGGCAACGACTGGCACAATACTGTTACCTTTGCACCTGATGTAATTCACGACCGGACACTTGATTTTATCAGGGATAACGCCGATACCAGTTTCTTCCTTTTTGTGCCCTCGCTTATTCCTCATGCTGAGCTTATTGTGCCTGAAGACGATATCCTTGAAATGTACCGGGGCAGGTTTGAGGAGACCCCTTGGGAAGGAGTGCCCTATGGAGCGGACAGGTCTCATCTTGCACCCGGATTTTTCGGTTACTGTTCGCAGGATGAGCCAAGAGCGGTCCTTGCCGCGATGATAACAAGGCTGGACCGGCAGGTGGGGGAAATACTTGACCTGGTACAGGAACTTGGAATTGGAGAAAACACCTTTGTGATCTTTACAAGCGATAACGGGCCCCATTCAGAGGGAGGCGCCGACCCGGAATATTTTGACAGCAGCGGGGGACTCAGGGGACAGAAACGTGACCTCTATGAAGGCGGTATAAGGGTCCCGTTCATCGCCTGGTGGCCCGGTGTGGTTGAGGCAGGGTCGGTAAGCGGACACATCTCTGCTTACTGGGATATGATGCCAACCTATGCCGAACTGGCCGGTATTGAAGTCCCCGATGATACCGACGGTATTTCTATGGTCCCCGAGTTAACAGGAAAAGGTGTGCAGGAGGAGCATGAGTACCTTTACTGGGAGTTCCATGAGCACGGAGGCCGCCAGGCGGTCAGGATGGGCAACTGGAAAGCAGTCCGCCTGAACATGGGCAACAACCCGGATGCTCCCATCGAGTTGTACGACCTTGCGGCCGATCCGGGAGAGGAGAACGATATCGCCCCCATGCATCCTGAGATCGTTGCCATGGCCGGTTCAATAATGCAAAACGCGCGTACTCATAACCCCGAATTTACTTTTGCTTTCGAGAGAGAATGA
- a CDS encoding DUF1684 domain-containing protein, giving the protein MLRNIILLSAVVFLFLSVSRGKDMSQSEYARHIAEWDSARLHNLKSPTGWANLAGLFWLREGTNTIGSASGNTIVFPRGPEKIGSMTLDDGNVSFAPAAGVSISADGSAVDGNIVIFGEGSDAGLLTVDSLGFFIISRGERVGIRLRDYIHPRLDSLQVIERFAADKEWIIRAKFIEAEKDMTINVPDVLGEISRESVPGVLEFEMDGENVRLYPTGSRERLFVIFADETNGLETYGGGRFLYADGPDKDGYVYLDFNKAYNPPCAFSPYATCPLPPGENYLTFGIYAGEKAVPFIF; this is encoded by the coding sequence ATGTTACGAAATATAATTTTGCTTTCTGCGGTTGTATTCCTTTTCTTATCCGTCAGCCGCGGGAAAGACATGAGTCAATCTGAGTATGCCCGGCATATTGCCGAATGGGATTCGGCCAGGTTGCACAATCTTAAGTCCCCCACCGGATGGGCAAACCTGGCGGGACTTTTCTGGCTTCGCGAGGGTACGAACACCATAGGGTCGGCATCGGGCAATACTATTGTTTTTCCGAGGGGGCCGGAAAAAATCGGGAGCATGACCCTGGATGACGGGAATGTTTCTTTTGCTCCTGCTGCAGGAGTCAGCATCAGCGCTGACGGAAGTGCTGTTGACGGCAATATTGTTATATTCGGAGAGGGAAGCGATGCCGGACTTCTGACAGTCGATTCCCTTGGTTTTTTTATTATAAGCCGGGGTGAAAGAGTTGGAATAAGGCTGCGGGACTATATCCATCCAAGGCTCGATTCCCTTCAGGTGATCGAAAGGTTTGCAGCGGACAAAGAATGGATCATACGTGCAAAATTTATTGAAGCGGAAAAGGATATGACGATCAATGTGCCCGACGTGCTGGGAGAGATATCAAGGGAGAGTGTGCCGGGAGTACTCGAGTTTGAAATGGATGGAGAAAATGTCAGGCTCTATCCGACCGGGAGCAGGGAGCGGCTGTTCGTAATCTTTGCCGATGAAACCAATGGTTTGGAGACATATGGCGGAGGGCGTTTTCTTTATGCAGACGGGCCTGATAAAGATGGCTACGTATATCTGGATTTCAACAAGGCGTACAATCCGCCCTGCGCATTCTCACCATACGCCACCTGTCCCCTTCCCCCGGGAGAGAACTACCTCACCTTCGGGATATATGCAGGCGAGAAGGCGGTACCATTCATCTTCTGA
- a CDS encoding DUF4625 domain-containing protein: MDWYNKPINGRWISVICLVVSVIIASCEKEEKDTELPVIDMTGANHFPQNCDTVYIGEAFRFSARFTDNFELGSYSIDIHHNFDHHSHSTEMSDCPMDPVKTPANPFLFIEQFDIPEGKTGYQAEQEIMVPEGVDDGDYHLMVRLTDKTGWQAIRGISIKLAVRP, from the coding sequence ATGGATTGGTACAACAAACCGATTAATGGCAGATGGATCTCAGTTATTTGTCTTGTGGTTTCAGTAATAATTGCGTCGTGCGAAAAGGAAGAAAAGGACACTGAGTTACCTGTCATAGATATGACCGGTGCAAACCATTTTCCCCAAAACTGTGATACGGTCTATATTGGCGAAGCTTTTAGATTCAGTGCCCGTTTTACTGACAATTTTGAGCTTGGCTCCTATTCAATAGACATTCACCACAATTTTGATCACCATTCGCATAGTACTGAAATGTCCGATTGTCCGATGGATCCCGTTAAAACACCGGCAAACCCCTTCCTGTTCATAGAGCAGTTTGACATTCCTGAAGGGAAAACCGGGTATCAAGCTGAACAGGAGATCATGGTGCCTGAAGGTGTTGATGACGGGGACTATCACCTGATGGTCAGGCTTACCGACAAAACGGGCTGGCAGGCTATCAGGGGTATAAGCATCAAGCTGGCTGTCAGGCCATGA
- a CDS encoding DUF4625 domain-containing protein: MQNRISDMTRFFIILAITMAAVSCEKDEIKMPEIRNFELGHDNSKTVHAGSELHIDADIRAENGIDVIVIEIHFEGYHKKTIIIGNGDHHHEWEVDITMDKFRGLKNTSFHEHIDVPADAEPGEYHFHFKVIDMEGYTAEIEEDLEVLEPAAG; encoded by the coding sequence ATGCAAAACAGAATATCAGATATGACAAGATTCTTTATAATACTTGCAATCACAATGGCTGCAGTTTCATGCGAGAAGGATGAAATAAAGATGCCCGAGATCCGGAATTTTGAACTGGGCCATGATAACAGCAAGACGGTCCATGCAGGCAGTGAACTTCATATTGATGCCGATATACGGGCTGAAAACGGGATAGATGTTATCGTAATAGAGATCCATTTTGAAGGGTATCACAAAAAAACCATCATTATTGGCAATGGCGACCACCATCATGAATGGGAAGTTGATATAACCATGGACAAGTTCAGGGGCCTGAAAAATACCTCATTCCATGAACATATTGATGTGCCGGCAGACGCCGAACCCGGCGAATACCATTTCCATTTTAAGGTGATCGACATGGAAGGCTACACGGCTGAAATTGAAGAAGACCTTGAGGTACTCGAACCGGCTGCAGGGTAA